AATGCCGGCCATGGCGAAATCAGCTCAGGTATTCTAAAAGTTCAACACGGCATGTTTGTGCATAATATGTTTGGCAAAACTCAAACCATCTCTGTACAAGCCGATGACAACATTGAATTAAGCAACTCAGCGCTCACCATTACCGATGCTAATGGCAATCGTAAGTGTCATATTACCGGCTTTGATTCGGACAAAGAGGCGCAGGTGATGAAGGCTATCTTGCAAGGCCAACAGTTTGGCAAGCGTAATGCCAATATTAAAATGCAATCATCATAATCTCTATAAGCTATTATATTTACAAGCTATACTCTCTATAAGCTAACCTCTTCTCTATAAGTTGTCTTTTCCATAAGTTATCTTTTTTATAAAGCATATCCTCACATAGACTAAACCTTTGAGGTTATTGTAAAAACATCTATAAAAACAGCAAAATAGCTCATATCCTGCTTGAATTGAAACCGACAACTGGTTTATATTTTAAGTCTATCGTAATGATCCCTTAGGCCTGATATTAAGGAGTGCCCCATGGATGCGGACACTTTGGCTATGATGCGTATTAAACCAAGCTCTATTTTCAAAAAACCTATCCTATTGACTGCCTTAATCGGTACGTTAGCAAGCCCAATGTTGCATGCCGATGCCCTTGGCGATTTAATTCAGCAAAAGAACCAAACCTTTACACCGCCTTCATATTCTGGTGGCAGTACAAGCAGCGTATCGCCTTTTGTGTCAGCAGCGCCGCAAAACTTTCATGTTAGTTATGCGGCTGCGCCAAATATCAAAGCTGAACATATTGATACTCTGTATGCCGCTGAGCAAACCGCAACGCCGGCCAGCAAGCAAGTATTGCAAACCGTGCGTCAGATGGCGTTAGATCGCAAAGAGATTATCAAAGGCTCGTGCTGGGATTATCTGAATGCTGCCTTTACGCGGGCAGGGGTGACCCGTGATACGGTGTTTAAGGGTGAGTATCCATCAGGTCCGTTTGTTGATACCAATGAAATAAAACCGGGAGATTGGCTGTATTATGTCAATCACAGCTATAACGATGTTGAGCACAGTGGTTTGTTTGTGGGCTGGCTCGACCGCAGTGCTAATCAAGCGTTAATACTTAGTTATGCAGGAGAAAACCGCCGAGAGCCAGCGCGTTATAAAGTATATGATGTGTCACATACGTATAATATTATGCGGCCCAGTTTTTAATAGAAATAGAAATATAAAAGCTAAAAAAATATAAAAAAAGCGACCTAATATACTTTTAGGTCGCTTTTTTAGTTAACTAGCGAGAGAGGGTTAAAACGGTTTAACAATCACCAAGATAACCACCGCAATCAAAATAAACACTGGCATTTCGTTAAACCAGCGCCAGAACACATGGGTCTTGTGATGCGGATTATCGACCAATTTCTTACGATAGGCACCACACATGCCATGATAAGCAGACAGCAATACTACTAACAGCAGTTTGACGTGTAACCAGCCTTGCGTCTTATACACATCCCAGCCGATGTATAGCATCCACAGGCCAAATAACCAAGTGGCAATCATGGACGGCGTCATAATACCGCGGTATAGCTTGCGCTCCATGATGACAAAGCGGTCTTGGCTGATTTTGTCTTCACTCATGGCATGATAGACAAACAGTCTGGGTAGATAAAAGATAGCAGCGAACCAACAGACCATCGAAATAACGTGAGCCGCTTTAATCCAGTTTAAATATTCCGCCATAAATCAATTACCTGTTACGTGTTAAATAAGCATGCCAATCACTGTTGTAACGGATGTACTAAGCGCAGCATTGCTAAATCTTCTGTAAATGGCTGCGGCTACCACTCATAGCATTGGTAACCGGTACCACAGAAGGTTCAGCCTTCGAAGCTGTCAGCCCTAGCTGTGCCATCAATCTGTCATCGTTGGATTGGCTTGCGTTGCCAGTGGTTAATAGTTTGTCACCATAAAAAAATGAGTTGGCGCCGGCCATAAATGCCAATGCCTGCTCAGAGTCAGATAAGCTTTCACGGCCTGCTGATAAGCGTACATAGCTTTTTGGGCAGCAAATACGAGTGACCGCAATGGTACGAATCCACTCTAATACCGGCAGCTCACCTTCGCTCAATACTTTATCGCCGAGAGGCGTGCCTTTAATCGGAACCAATAAATTCACTGGGATAGACTCTGGCGGCACAGGCATGCTGGCAAGCTCATATACCCAGTCGACACGGTCTTCACGGGTTTCACCCATACCGACAATACTACCACTACATACGTTAATACCTGCATTACGTACGTTTTCGATGGTATCTAGGCGATCATCGTAGCTGCGGGTGCTGACCACTTCATCATAATAGCGACGTGAGGTATCTAGGTTGTGATTATAGTAATCAAGCCCAGCTTCAGCTAATTGTGCTGACTGCTCAGCATCCAACATACCTAAGGTCATACAAGTTTCCATACCCAAGGCTTTTACTTCTCTAATCAGCTCAGCAACATAAGGCATGTCTTTTTTACTGGGATGCTTCCACGCGGCGCCCATACAGAACCGTGATGAGCCAGAGGCTTTGGCGCGTCGTGCTGCTGCCAACACTTTATCCACTTCTAGGCGCTTTTCAGCTTGCAGTTTGGTTTTGTCACGATGATGTCCGGACTGTGAGCAATAACCACAGTCTTCAGGGCAATTGCCAGTTTTAATGGACAACAAGGTGCTGATTTGAACCTCATTTGCATTAAAGTGTTCACGATGAATGGTTTGCGCCTTTAATAGCAAGTCCATAAAGGGCAGTTCAAATAGCTGCGAAATATACTCACGGGTTATGGGCGTGCTGTTGGGTGTCATAGTGGTCATCGTGTCATTATTAGCAGCGGTCGGCTGTGTCATTGTTGCCAAAGTCGTCATTATACAATCCTTTGCAAATCAGGGGCATTCATATCAGCTTAAGGGTTTAAACCTAAGACTTTATGCGATGCCTCTGTTTTTTATTATTTTATAAAAATCAAATAACCCCGTCGACTTTACTAGGGGCTTAAAATTGGGCGCTTTTTAAACTTAAGCGCTAACAATCTAAGAGCGAGTCGCTTAAATTGATGTCTGTGTACAATTGTACCATTAATTCAATGTTGTCGTCTGTCAGCAGCTAACGTTGCTAAGCCTATTTTAGTCGTTGGTTTATTTGATACCGTATCGTAGATTTAGGTCAAATTTACGATAGTTTTACGGTATTAGATACTGTATTAAATCAACCAAACAAAAACGCCTAAGTAGCAGGCTGGCCACTTAGGCGTATTATATCAACTAACAGATTTGCAGGTTGTTAGATTACTGATTTTTTCAGCGTGCTGATTAGCCTAACTACTTGATACTGATTGGCTCATCTGACTCATGTTGATTAGCGCTGGCGTTTGTTGGCGGCCATGCTGAGTACTTGTGAGGCTAAACCTTGCGCTTTTTCAGCAAAAGGACGTGCTTTTTCTAATAATGGTTTTACTTCGTCTGGAACGGTTGGCACGATATGCTTCGCCAATTGTCCAAACCACATTAGCAAGCTGTAGTCACCTTCAACCGTCATTTCTTTGTCTTGGATAGCGCTCATAAACGCTGTGATATCACCAGAAGCTAAGAGCTTAACACCTGTCATAGAGTCTTTAAAATCAATGCGCAGACGTGGATCATTAGCTGAGCCAGCATATTGATTAAATGTCCCTTCATCGAACACATAATAACGAGCAATACCATCTGCAGAGCTACCAAACTCGATACTAACTTTACGATCTTCTAACAGTTGCTGAATCTCAGGATCGTCACTTTTGGCCAACATTGCTAGACGAATACCAACGGCAGTCAATAGGGCATCGAGGGGATTGGCTTTGACATTAAAAATAGGAAAAGTAAACATGAGTGAGTCCAAATTAAAGGGTGAATGAAATAAGACTGAATATGATGTTTTTATAACGTGTTATGGCTAAACCTGCAAGTTTTTTAAGTATAGCTTTTAAATCACAGCTGTTGCAGTTTTTGTTGCGCTATTGATTGTGCTGTCATTGTAAAACAGTGGATTGTTATTTTGTATGTCAGTATGTCGCTTTTTTTGTCAATCAGTCATCACCTCGTTTATAAGTAGAAAGCTAGAGCTGATAACAACAAACCCCATCATTTGACGGGGTTTGTTTTATAATTTTTATTATTAATAGTTTTTATTAATTGCTAGTGTGTCGTGCTTAAGTCGTTAATTAGATTATTAAAACTTCGAGTGTTTAAAACGCTTCAAGCATTGAGTAATAAGTGACAGTGGTTTAGTTACGAAAGCGTGGCTTATAGTTATTGTAAATCGGGGTGTGCTCGATATATTTAGCTTGTTGTTTGCGCGTTTTGGCGGCTTTACGCAGCATAGCGACTTTATTAACAATAAGCTTAAACGCTGAGCGACGACTTAAAGGTTCAACGCCAGTACGCTTAACAGGGATAACTTGCTGCTGGGCACTGTATTGCTTATAGCGATAGCCAATAAAGGCAGCAATAGCGAGCCACGAGATGACCAGCGCGGCAGCATAACCGTAACCTCTGCTCATAGCCGTCATATTGACTAGGATGGATTGAATGCCTTCAACAACCACCCAATAACCCATGCCGGCGAATAGATAGCTAAGTAGATAACGACGGCCTGATAAGAAGGTCGCTAATAAGCCGATAACGAGTAGTACAAAGCC
Above is a window of Psychrobacter sp. FDAARGOS_221 DNA encoding:
- the bioB gene encoding biotin synthase BioB, producing the protein MTTMTPNSTPITREYISQLFELPFMDLLLKAQTIHREHFNANEVQISTLLSIKTGNCPEDCGYCSQSGHHRDKTKLQAEKRLEVDKVLAAARRAKASGSSRFCMGAAWKHPSKKDMPYVAELIREVKALGMETCMTLGMLDAEQSAQLAEAGLDYYNHNLDTSRRYYDEVVSTRSYDDRLDTIENVRNAGINVCSGSIVGMGETREDRVDWVYELASMPVPPESIPVNLLVPIKGTPLGDKVLSEGELPVLEWIRTIAVTRICCPKSYVRLSAGRESLSDSEQALAFMAGANSFFYGDKLLTTGNASQSNDDRLMAQLGLTASKAEPSVVPVTNAMSGSRSHLQKI
- the hemJ gene encoding protoporphyrinogen oxidase HemJ — encoded protein: MAEYLNWIKAAHVISMVCWFAAIFYLPRLFVYHAMSEDKISQDRFVIMERKLYRGIMTPSMIATWLFGLWMLYIGWDVYKTQGWLHVKLLLVVLLSAYHGMCGAYRKKLVDNPHHKTHVFWRWFNEMPVFILIAVVILVIVKPF
- the aciT gene encoding AciT family ciprofloxacin tolerance protein gives rise to the protein MAILTIMATGHTGSSSAFTGSTLGFVLLVIGLLATFLSGRRYLLSYLFAGMGYWVVVEGIQSILVNMTAMSRGYGYAAALVISWLAIAAFIGYRYKQYSAQQQVIPVKRTGVEPLSRRSAFKLIVNKVAMLRKAAKTRKQQAKYIEHTPIYNNYKPRFRN